The Pseudarthrobacter sp. NS4 genome includes a window with the following:
- a CDS encoding efflux RND transporter permease subunit: MFRLANLSLANRALIALITVFASVFGVITMSSLKQELIPSIEFPRITVLTAMPGASPEVVDKQVSGPLETALNGVEGLESTSSTSRNGVSQITMVFTYGSNLDRARNQIDRAISNAKRSLPEDVQPQAIAGSISDFPIVFLAVSSDKTLSELNADLQRLSVPRLQKIDGVRGADVTGGASQHIEILPRSDAMAAAGASVTSIRDALANNGALVPAGTLEEQGRTLSLQIGSPVDSLDAIKALPLSGAKNAATIGSVADVSLQDDERTSITRTNGTETLAVSVTKKPEGDTVGISHAVRDTLDELEAELGSNAKFTPVFDQAPFIEKSIKDLTVEGLLGLGFAVAVILVFLMSARSTLVTAVSIPLSLLITFIGLSATGYSLNILTLGALTIAIGRVVDDSIVVIENIKRHLTYGEDKVTAILTAIREVAGAITASTLTTVAVFLPIAFVGELAGELFRPFALTVTIALLASLLVSLTIVPVLAYWFLRNPGATAERLQADSAAARAFAAEARAKAQEAEQRSRLQRGYLPILNKTQKHPVITLVAAVLVLGATAAMTPLLATNLLGNSGQNSLTVRQVLPAGTSLADTSAAAIRLEEVLRGIDGVKDVQVTSGNAQAGFAALTSTGSSNSTFTVVTDEKADQEQLQDTVRSELASVPGSGKVTVGTQQGGFGTSSTVDITLKAATTADLQSASDTMVSAMTGVPGTSEVETNLAATQPVVQVRVDRAKAVAAGLNEEQVAGVLAATISPIPAGEVRIDADDFPVRIGQGTRFTSIEAVRSIPLPAGGVPVTLGSIASVEQVDVPVSITASNGQRTARVSVTPSGSNLGAVSAEVQRRLAEVQLPPRVTAEIGGATTQQAESFRQLGLALLAAIAIVYVIMVATFKSLIQPLILLVSVPFAATGAVALLLVTGVPLGLPSLIGMLMLVGIVVTNAIVLIDLVNQYRQPRDGRPGMNVADAITHGARQRLRPILMTALATVFALTPMAMGLTGGGGFISQPLAVVVIGGLISSTALTLVLVPVLYRLVEGRREKKALLRELQERPEFAPATDMDEEFQDWTTGMVPKVSGRRAAPDAE; the protein is encoded by the coding sequence ATGTTCCGGCTGGCAAACCTTTCACTGGCAAACCGGGCGCTGATCGCACTGATCACTGTTTTCGCTTCCGTTTTCGGTGTGATCACCATGTCGTCGCTGAAGCAGGAACTCATTCCCTCGATTGAGTTCCCGCGGATCACGGTGCTGACTGCCATGCCGGGCGCCTCTCCGGAGGTAGTGGACAAGCAGGTCAGCGGGCCGCTTGAGACAGCGCTGAATGGCGTGGAGGGGCTGGAATCCACCTCCTCCACGTCCCGCAACGGCGTCTCCCAGATCACCATGGTGTTCACGTACGGGTCGAACCTTGACCGTGCGCGGAACCAGATTGACCGGGCCATCTCCAACGCCAAGAGGTCCCTGCCGGAGGACGTGCAGCCGCAGGCCATCGCCGGCAGCATCAGCGACTTTCCCATCGTGTTCCTTGCCGTGTCATCGGACAAGACGCTCAGCGAGTTGAACGCGGACCTCCAGCGGCTGAGTGTGCCCCGGCTGCAGAAGATCGACGGCGTCCGGGGCGCCGATGTCACCGGCGGCGCCTCCCAGCACATCGAGATCCTCCCCCGGAGCGACGCCATGGCTGCGGCAGGTGCCAGTGTCACGTCCATCCGTGATGCGCTGGCGAACAACGGCGCGCTGGTGCCGGCCGGAACGCTGGAGGAACAGGGCAGGACGCTCTCCCTGCAGATCGGCAGCCCGGTGGATTCGCTCGACGCCATCAAGGCCCTCCCGCTGTCCGGAGCGAAGAATGCTGCCACCATCGGCTCGGTGGCAGACGTGTCCCTTCAGGATGACGAGCGCACCTCCATCACCCGCACCAACGGCACCGAAACCCTTGCCGTGTCCGTCACCAAGAAACCCGAGGGCGACACGGTGGGCATTTCGCACGCGGTGCGGGACACCCTGGATGAACTGGAGGCCGAACTCGGCTCGAACGCGAAGTTCACCCCTGTGTTTGACCAGGCACCCTTCATCGAAAAGTCCATCAAGGACCTCACCGTCGAAGGGCTTCTGGGACTGGGCTTTGCCGTCGCCGTCATCCTGGTCTTCCTGATGTCCGCCCGCTCCACCCTGGTGACCGCGGTGTCCATCCCGCTGTCCCTCCTGATTACCTTCATCGGACTTTCCGCCACCGGCTACTCGCTCAACATCCTGACCCTGGGCGCACTCACCATTGCCATTGGCCGCGTGGTGGACGACTCGATCGTCGTCATCGAAAACATCAAGCGCCACTTGACCTACGGGGAGGACAAGGTCACCGCCATCCTCACCGCAATCCGGGAAGTCGCCGGGGCCATCACCGCGTCCACCCTGACAACTGTTGCGGTGTTCCTCCCCATCGCCTTCGTGGGTGAGCTGGCCGGTGAACTGTTCCGGCCGTTCGCCCTGACTGTCACCATTGCCCTGCTGGCCTCCCTGCTGGTCTCGCTGACCATCGTTCCTGTCCTCGCCTACTGGTTCCTTCGAAACCCCGGTGCCACCGCCGAACGTCTCCAGGCGGATTCCGCCGCGGCCCGGGCCTTCGCCGCCGAAGCACGTGCCAAGGCACAGGAAGCCGAACAGCGCAGCAGGCTGCAGCGGGGTTACCTGCCCATTCTTAACAAGACACAGAAACACCCCGTCATTACCCTGGTGGCCGCAGTCCTGGTACTCGGCGCCACCGCTGCCATGACTCCACTGCTGGCCACCAACCTCCTGGGCAACTCCGGCCAGAACAGCCTGACGGTCCGCCAGGTGCTCCCGGCCGGAACCAGCCTGGCGGACACGAGCGCCGCGGCCATCCGCCTCGAAGAGGTGCTCCGCGGGATCGACGGCGTCAAGGACGTCCAGGTGACGTCCGGCAACGCGCAGGCCGGCTTCGCCGCCCTCACTTCCACCGGCTCGTCCAATTCGACGTTCACCGTGGTGACGGATGAAAAGGCTGACCAGGAGCAGCTGCAGGACACGGTTCGCTCAGAACTGGCCAGTGTGCCTGGTTCCGGCAAGGTCACCGTGGGTACCCAGCAGGGCGGCTTTGGTACGTCCTCCACCGTGGACATCACCCTCAAGGCCGCCACCACGGCCGACCTCCAGTCAGCCAGCGACACAATGGTCTCCGCCATGACCGGCGTACCAGGCACCAGTGAGGTGGAAACCAACCTCGCCGCCACCCAGCCGGTGGTGCAGGTCAGGGTGGACAGGGCCAAGGCCGTCGCCGCCGGCCTCAACGAAGAACAGGTGGCCGGAGTCCTCGCCGCCACCATCAGCCCCATCCCGGCGGGGGAAGTACGGATTGACGCCGACGACTTCCCCGTCCGGATTGGCCAGGGCACCAGGTTCACCAGCATCGAGGCAGTCCGCAGCATTCCGCTGCCTGCAGGTGGTGTCCCTGTCACCCTGGGCAGCATCGCCTCCGTGGAGCAGGTGGACGTGCCTGTCTCGATTACCGCCAGCAATGGCCAGCGCACCGCCCGGGTGTCCGTCACGCCGTCGGGCTCCAACCTGGGAGCTGTCAGCGCAGAAGTCCAGAGGCGACTGGCCGAAGTGCAGCTCCCGCCAAGGGTCACAGCCGAAATCGGCGGCGCGACAACCCAGCAGGCAGAATCCTTCCGGCAGCTTGGCCTGGCCCTGCTGGCGGCCATCGCCATTGTGTACGTGATCATGGTGGCCACCTTCAAATCCCTCATCCAGCCGCTGATCCTGCTGGTCTCCGTACCGTTCGCTGCCACAGGAGCCGTGGCGCTGCTGCTTGTGACTGGCGTCCCCCTGGGCCTGCCGTCCCTGATTGGCATGCTGATGCTCGTGGGCATTGTTGTGACCAACGCGATTGTGCTCATCGACCTCGTTAACCAGTACCGGCAGCCGCGGGACGGGCGGCCGGGCATGAACGTAGCTGATGCCATCACCCACGGAGCACGGCAGCGCCTGCGGCCCATCCTGATGACCGCCCTGGCAACCGTTTTTGCCCTCACGCCCATGGCCATGGGTCTCACCGGCGGGGGCGGCTTCATCTCGCAGCCGCTGGCGGTGGTGGTCATCGGCGGGCTCATTTCGTCCACCGCCCTGACGTTGGTCCTGGTCCCCGTCCTGTACCGGCTCGTGGAGGGCCGGCGCGAGAAGAAGGCGCTGCTCCGGGAGCTTCAGGAGCGTCCCGAGTTCGCGCCGGCCACCGATATGGATGAGGAATTCCAGGACTGGACCACCGGCATGGTCCCAAAGGTCAGCGGACGCCGGGCTGCTCCCGACGCCGAATAG
- a CDS encoding LLM class flavin-dependent oxidoreductase, translated as MQIGVFSVSDITTDPTTGRTPTENERIKASIAIAKKVEEIGMDVYALGEHHNRPFFSSSPTTTLAYIAAQTERITLSTATTLITTNDPVKIAEDYAMLQHLADGRVDLVLGRGNTAPVYPWFGKNIQDGVELAIENYSLLRRLWDEDTVNWSGKFRTPLQNFTSTPRPLDGVAPFVWHGSIRTPQIAEVAAYYGDGFFANNIFWPKEHYQQLIGLYRERYEHYGHGKADQAIVGLGGQFFMRKNSQDAVKEFRPYFDNAPVYGHGPSLEDFTSQTPLTVGSPQEVIEKTLTFREYFGDYQRQLFLIDHAGLPLKTVLEQLDLFGEEVLPVLRKEYAARKPAHVPDPPTHAARVATLLASQDAEKTSAEA; from the coding sequence ATGCAGATCGGTGTTTTCAGCGTCAGCGACATCACCACGGACCCCACCACAGGCCGGACCCCCACCGAGAATGAACGCATCAAGGCTTCAATTGCCATCGCCAAAAAGGTCGAAGAGATCGGCATGGACGTCTACGCCCTGGGTGAGCACCACAACCGGCCCTTCTTCTCATCCTCCCCCACCACCACCCTCGCCTACATTGCAGCGCAGACCGAACGGATCACGCTGTCGACGGCCACCACGCTGATCACCACAAATGACCCGGTGAAAATCGCCGAGGACTACGCGATGCTCCAGCACCTTGCCGACGGACGGGTGGACCTGGTGCTGGGCCGCGGCAACACCGCGCCGGTCTACCCGTGGTTCGGAAAGAACATCCAGGACGGGGTGGAGCTGGCCATCGAAAATTACAGCCTGCTGCGCCGGCTCTGGGACGAGGACACCGTGAACTGGTCCGGGAAGTTCCGCACCCCGCTGCAGAACTTCACCTCCACGCCGCGCCCGCTCGACGGCGTCGCCCCCTTCGTCTGGCATGGTTCCATCCGCACCCCGCAGATCGCGGAAGTGGCCGCCTACTACGGCGACGGCTTCTTCGCGAACAACATCTTCTGGCCCAAGGAGCACTACCAGCAGCTGATCGGCCTCTACCGCGAACGCTACGAGCACTACGGTCACGGCAAGGCGGACCAGGCGATCGTCGGCCTGGGCGGCCAGTTCTTCATGCGGAAGAACTCGCAGGATGCGGTCAAGGAGTTCCGTCCCTACTTCGACAACGCTCCGGTCTACGGCCACGGTCCGTCGCTGGAAGACTTCACCTCGCAGACGCCGCTGACGGTGGGCAGCCCCCAGGAGGTCATCGAAAAGACCCTCACGTTCCGTGAGTACTTCGGCGACTACCAGCGGCAGCTGTTCCTGATCGACCACGCCGGCCTTCCGCTGAAGACCGTGCTGGAACAGCTGGACCTGTTCGGCGAGGAAGTCCTCCCCGTCCTGCGCAAGGAGTACGCTGCCCGCAAGCCGGCACACGTCCCCGACCCGCCGACGCACGCAGCCCGGGTGGCCACACTGCTGGCCTCGCAGGACGCCGAGAAGACCTCCGCGGAGGCATGA
- a CDS encoding MarR family winged helix-turn-helix transcriptional regulator: protein MAAGGSESPVRLAAETWESLFRAQVAVMRKLQSGPAFRKLAVNEYDVLFTLSRCPSGWLRLNELNDNVLLSQSSLSRLVERLEKRGLVARMPAPDDGRGVLLKLTDEGRELQKEIGREHVRDISALVGPALTPAEQKELRRLTDKLRSSLGPRPPR, encoded by the coding sequence ATGGCTGCCGGAGGATCGGAATCGCCCGTCCGCCTCGCCGCGGAGACCTGGGAGTCGCTGTTCCGGGCGCAGGTGGCCGTCATGCGCAAGCTGCAGTCGGGCCCGGCCTTCCGGAAGCTCGCGGTGAATGAGTATGACGTCCTGTTCACGCTCTCCCGCTGCCCGTCCGGTTGGCTCCGGCTCAACGAACTCAACGACAATGTCCTCTTGAGCCAGTCAAGCCTGAGCCGGCTGGTGGAGCGGCTGGAGAAGCGCGGACTGGTAGCCAGGATGCCGGCCCCGGACGACGGCCGCGGCGTTTTGCTCAAACTGACCGACGAGGGACGGGAACTCCAAAAGGAGATTGGCCGCGAGCACGTCAGGGACATCTCCGCGCTGGTGGGCCCGGCGCTGACCCCGGCCGAGCAGAAGGAACTCCGGCGGCTGACCGACAAGCTCCGGAGCTCCCTCGGCCCGCGCCCGCCCCGCTAG